The Drosophila gunungcola strain Sukarami chromosome 3L unlocalized genomic scaffold, Dgunungcola_SK_2 000003F, whole genome shotgun sequence region ACATGTTTGTGCTTATTGAAACCCAAagctttacattttctttactcACCgactgtttaaaaaaaaaaacattttttcgtttaatttcgcatttttgataagtgtttccaaaattgttcaaaaaacttagttgaaaattaataattttgttttaaatgccaACCGTTTTAAAGTACAACAATTTTTCACCACAACTATACATTGTTTTGtacgaaaatttaatttttttgagagtaaaaagttgttttttttctaaaacaaattaaatctaCAAAGTGCAAATcggttaaaatgttttcttccTTGCTAtcgcaattaaattttaagtgtatatttaaaattaattgcacCCTGAAGTTATTGctcttttattattgttatatacttttaactattgcatttaaatatagTTGTATTCAGAAAAACgataaacaaaagaaaaaacgcATGTTAAGTATTtcgaaatttttaatttaatattctaaACAAGAAAGTCGAACCTAAATGAATGACATAAAATAGAATAATGTTATAATCTCGTGCCAATCGAGTCTCGGCATATTTACAAACTACATGGACTTGCGGAACTTTCAAGAGCGTTTCGAAAAGAGTCTCCGATCTGGTCCGATCGACTCCGACTCCGACTCCAACTGCCTACTGGTACTGGTGGtactgcggctgctgctggtgctgctgatgttgctggtgctgATACTGCTGCTTGCTGGGTCCGGAGCTGTACTCCTGCTGGGCCTTGTGGCCTCCGGCACGGAGCAACTGCGTCGGTGGCGGGGGAGTGGGGATTTTCACCACGATGTCGGTGGGCTCGCGAATGACCTCGGCCTTGAAGCCCTCCTTGGGATCGGCGGTGTACTTGACGGTGCGGATGAAGCCATCGGAGTCTACTACCGAGTAGCTGCCCTTGATCACCGACCCATCGCGGATCTCCTTGCGGTTCTGGTAGTTGGTGAACTCGTCGTCTTTCACATCGAATCCAAACTGGTACGAGGAGTTTTGCTGAAagacataacatttaaaatttactaatgtatcccttaaaaaaaaccatctTATTTAAATCTGATTTACtcgagaaaataaaatataaacttctctgcatatatttaaaagatgaaaaacaaaaataacatattttatctacaacatattttttttgaaataagctatatttttgaagttttaaagtatattaacGTAAACTTAAATACAGTTTTGTAAagatattttatgaaattctttatttatttttttgtagaatttatttttattgagaTAATATCCATTGTTATAATGAAATTAAGCTCCATACATATTGTGTTATAGAAATATTATAACCAAACCTGAATTTAAACGACTAAAGCAATTAAACTTCGCTTTATGTATAATCGTAATGTTTCTAATAAATACAGTATTTAAAGATAAACTAAAATCGTTTCTAGAAACTCCACAACAATACCAACTATATTTCATCTACTTCCTCTTAAATCTTGAAAGGTTTCCGTGACATAATTGGCAATCTAAAATGTACTTAAATTTGTTATGGTATCATATTGATTTTATCGTAGtgcaattacttttttttatagaaataagATCACATTGAGCACGTTGCGGGGTGGGGTGGGGTTCGATTGGGACTTCAAATGCGTACTGCAACATGGTGCTGACCCACTTTCGTGGCTGGCTGGCCCAAAAAACGTGTCCAGACAGTGGTTACGTCAGAAGCCGCAGGCGCATGCGCGTAGGCTGTAACTCCGAGTAACTCCAAGTAACTCAAAGTCCCAGATCACGCACAAGTGAAAGTAATTTGGAGCTGCTTGCATATTTTAATGGTCCGGGCGCACGGAATCAAAGTGCCGTTGCAGCGGATCAGCGGATCGAACCGATGACTGCGGCTTATGTAACGACGACCAGGCGGTAGAAGCACCACCCATAAAACTTCGAGGCTTTGGATAATTTATGCACAAGGTTGGCGATTTCCCcctctgtttttttgttttttttttgttttgtttctgtgaGGATGTAACGGCAGCAAGACCTTCAGTTGGCCAAGTCGTTTCCATCGCAGATTAATGGCAACTGGGTTAAGGTAACCAGAAGATCGTGGCTCAAAGGCGTGGCCATCGATCGATTCCTCGATTCTGTTCAGAAGCCTTTGGGCCTGACGTGGCCCAAAACAGAAAATGAAATACCCAAAGAACTGCAGGCCGAAAAATGGAAAGGCAAAGCCAGTTGGCAAGCCGGTTCTAATGCGTGCACTGTGGGAATGGGACTTGGACCCCGAGTTGCAGGTCTTTGGGACAGGGGAGCGGATCGGAATTGGGGTATATGGGTCGCCTTTGAAAGTGATTGTCTGGCGGAGAATGTAGTTACCAGCGGCAGTGTCATATTTAAGGCATAAAAACAGCATCGAGCCATACAAACAGCAATATCTAGTGGCGACTTCAGGTTGAACTTGTAAATGGCACCTCAGTGGCTATGCAGATTTAATGGGGCTCATACAATATGGCTCTATGTGGAAGTGCAACTAATAAAACCGCATTTGAactacaaatatatatatgaatatatatttaaatattatgccTTTTACCCGTTATAATTAAATGGAGATTAAAATCGACTATTATTTTTCAAGACTCATCTGCCATTAATTTTAAGTGGTTAAAAAGATGACATGCCATCTGAGCACCTTAACCCCACCTCGTTAGCTTGATGCAGCATTAAGGCTGATGGATTATGCTCACTTTGGCAACGGATATTCGCCAGCTTCCGCATGCAAAGGCCATAAAGCAATCGCCTATGGCTGCCAAGTGGCCAAGCGGACCGGACCAGGAGCGAACTCGGGCCAATGAACATGCACAATGCAATCACACATATGGCCATGGCCAAATCCACACTGTTGCCGAGCGTGGTTAATGAACCCCAAGTCACATTACCCTCCCCCGATCCAACCCCCAATGCCATTGCATGCTTCAGTTGTAATTATGTTGCTGTTGTATATGTTGCTAGTGTatatgttgctgttgcagttgctgttgctgctgctgctgctgctactgctgcagTGAAGCGAAAAGGAAAGTGCGCGAAAGTCCCACTTGAATGCGAATTCGAACTGTAGATCTGCACCGCAAATAGAgtaacattttcaatttgatattCATATATCAACATGGttatcgtatttttttaaacttctaATACCCATTACTATTATATGGTTTTTCTATTGGACTGTGTTTCTAATCCTAtcattttaagatatttacaCAAATTTTCCCATCATTAAATCACAGTATAgacaaaaacacataaaaacaaTCCAAGCTAAAAAAGCTCTTGTTATAATATCTAAATTGTAATGCAATAGATCTCCCCCAAAGACATGTTGTTTTTCTGTGTGTTCAAGACTTACATCATCGTATTCCTCCTCctcttgttgctgctgcagagACAGCTTTTGCTGTCCTTTGCCGAGGATCGAAGTGGATGGTGCTGGGTAGGATTGCTGTTGTACCCTGCGGGGTGGCTGTGGGGCAGCCTGAGGTGCTGGACGGTAGGCAGACTGCTGTGGCTGCGCCTGGTATTGCTGGTAAATAGTTAAGGGCccaaatacatataaataaaaattaaaaatatggaaTGGGAAAACCCACCTGATAGTCCCGCACAGCCGGTGCCACATatccctgctgctgctgctgggcacGAATTTGCTCGGCCACCGTATCCTTGATCCTGATTTGCTGGCCAGAGTTCACATACTGCTGCGTCTGCTCCGAATTCTGCTCGTAAATGGGCGTGCCCTCGTGGGGCTGggcttgctgttgctgctggtgttgcagTTGCTGGTAGTACTGCCTCAAGTAGGCGGGGTCCACGCCCTGCTGTCCGCTGACAAGGCCGCAAAGGGCCAAAGTGGCCACCACAAGCAGGATTTGCATGTTACTTAGCTTATGTTTCACTCTCAACCGACGGAACACGGACACTCAAATgttaatttcaattcaaattcaaattcaaactctaactgaaactgaaacctCGGCGGAGCCACAAACGTATCTGCGCTGGCTGCGGACCCAAATTGCACTTTTATATCGACAAACAACGAGCGGCAAACAGTCGTCTCTGCTCTCTCACTCTCTTGGCCATAATGTGGCTCTCTTGGCTGAtttacaacagctgtttttggGTGGCCAACCTCCCAACCCATCCCACATCCCCAACTCAGTTGTCACTTCCGTTCAAATCATAGTTCCTCTACCCTCGACCTGGGCCATTGTTAAAGgctttttttcggtttttttttaacactaCGTGATCTCGGCCAACAGCTGTTAACTTGGCTAGCAGAGACATTAGTACCCAAAGAGGGGGGGTGTTTGAAAACTTTCCCGAATTTGTAATATACAGCACCCCCCACACACTTCTGCGGTATTGCAACACATTTTCCAGGCATGCAACGCAATGCAAATGTAAATTACATTGCGGTCGACTCCTCCATCGTGCCAGCTTCAACTGATATTCCATGCAATTGTCTTGATGGCTTCCCATTAGATAATCATGCCCAATTAATCGCTTGGCTCGAAGAAGAGGTCAATGCGATTGGAGGAGCCACACCCGAGTCAAAAATCGAATCGAACCCAACAAGTGCAGAGCCGCCTCGCCTCCATTGTTACTGACCCAAATAGAtgtaaacgtttttttttctatctaTCTATACTATCTATCTGTATATAGATGTATCTGAATCTGTAGCTGGCGTTGCGTTTGCGTTGCGGTTGAATGGGTTCAAACGATCTTCGATGTCGCCGATTGCCAAATCTTTTTCTGCACTCTAAGCCCTTTGCATGCGAACGATCATGTGATCGTGTCATTAAACCCCCATAAGTCCTACTCTGAATTTGATATTTGATTACAATTGCCACAGAGCATTAACTATTGTTGATGTTACAGTTGTCGTACGCTCTGAATTTGCATCGGTTCGAAGTCGACAAGGTCGTTTCGGGGGAGTTCGCAATCGAATGGGGCTGAGCTCAGGCTGACCGTTTAATGGGATCGCACTGACATTGTAACAGCTCGGTAAAAACAAGAGACAtgagaaaaagaaatatgaACCACACATTTGTGGCTTACTTAGCCGTGAAGTGAAAGTACATTATGTGTTGCCGACAATTGTTATGCACATTACACACGTACACTCTCGAGTGACTTATTTCCATTCAAATTAAAGCCAAATTTATGGGTACACTCATTTCTCGGCCGATGTGTGCATATAGtttcaatataaatacgtTTAATTGCCGGAATGATTGATGGAATAAGTGCAGATTTGCAGCGTCATGTTATGCAAAGATTTTCGGCTACTCTTTGGGTTCGCTTGGGTTTTGGGTTTGGTTTGGGCTGGGCACTACTTATGTTTTAAAGAAGGCAGACAGACAAAAGAGCTCGTCATATTCAAATCATTGTGATACAATTACACTGCCGTTGAAATGTTGAAATGTTTAATGCAAATTATATCATACATAAAATATGACTAGTTAATGAAACAATTAAGGAACTTTATCCAATCAAATtcacttttattaattaaaacattcttTATACCTATTACATTCCATGACTAGAATCACTCGACATTAACACACCTGACGGCTGTTAACTTAGAATCAgcataacataaacataactATAAATCAAAGGTTTCGCTAATTTagtttacttttcttttttatttaattttatatagaCTTTCTATTGCATATGGAGACAGTAAATAGGTTGAGGCGGAgttaatttgtgtttaattttagatatatcataaatttatttcgattcCAATCGTTTACCAAACCAATTTATCATTAAGCTTGTTAGTGGTTCACAATTTCCTGTCGTTCTTCATACAAATAATTGAGTAAGTTAAACtgaatttcataaaaatccgCTAAATATGTTAGGAGATAAACAACTGTCGGTGCCggcagcaactgcagctgatgttgctgatgttgctgttgttgctggtgttgctggtgttgctggtgttgctggtgttgatgttgctgctgtcgctggtgttgctgctgcagtatGTATTTAGTATTCGGTGGCACCAATAACGCTGTACATGAGACGATTGAAGGAGCCGCTCTGGCGTATGTTCTCATCGTGGGTGTTTACCACCTAAGGATTAAACATATATCATTAACATTCAGTTAGCAGTGGTCGTATAGAGCTACTCACATTGTACGGCGGCCGGGATACTGGCGCTGATACTGGTTTCTGTAAGAGCATTTGGATGAAGTGAAGAGATAAGATCTTGCTTATAAATCTGGCTAATTCCAGCAATTTCGTTCACAAATGCAATCTCCAACTGTTATGAGCTTTTGTTAGAGGTTAGTCTATGTTAGAATGCcaaaaaaatgtgtgtgcttgtgaTTTGGAAAATATACACAGAGATGGGGTTAATGGATGTTTAGTGTAGTTCGATGCCAGCCGATGATCGACCAAAAAACCAGGTTAGTAACACTACTTTCGGACCCGTTAGTCGTCGTTACAGCGCGTTAACATAGAGACACACAGAACACTCTGTTGACCAACATTGACATTGACACAGAAAGAGAGACAGCGATATACGAACAGAGAGAGaaagatagatagatagactTTGTACAGGATGAGCTTGAGAATCGAGCGATATTGTCGGATGCCTTCACATAGAGTTTTGACTGAGGTCGGGTTGATTCGGTTTGATTGAGAGAtttgcttgattttttttttttcgaacgtttgGCGCACGATCTTACCTTTCCTGGAACCAATCTATTGGGCTGATAGACCCTAGTCTGCACAGGTATGGTTACTTCCTGTGGCGCGGCATTGCCGTAGTTGCTGTAGCCGCCCTCTTCTTGAATGGCTCTGTAGGTATCGCTGTTCCTGGGATCGTACTGGACAGTTTTCTTATAGCTGCTCGATGGCAGTGGTCAGTGATTCGTAATTCAGATTCGGGGGATTTGCATTGAGATCGTTGAAAGCGCCGTTATTTTGGTCAATTATTCGTTGGTTTATTTTGTTATGCAAGttttcaaaagttgtatttttaaatcgttttattgttgttggttAATtgagattcataaaaaatatattggtttgttttttggttttttttttttgtttttttgattttttacatCGGTTGAGTAGCGTGAGACAGAGTAGTGAGAGAATAGAAAGAGAAAACAGGATGTGCACAAAATACGTTagaattattttgttttgttgtagttgtagtttgttgttgctgttgttggtgGGCAATAGTGGTGTGCTTCGTTGTCTTGAAACTGCACAGCATACTCCTCAAACGGATTGCGATTAATAGGAAACTCATTAACAAATTCCTTACGAGCTAGTTATTAAGAGTAATCGAACAGAACTGCATAACAAGGTGCGAGATTATACGGTTTCTAATATTATTTGATGAGTTGAAGCCTGGAGATCGGTTGGGTTTAAGGTGGTTAGTTAGTTTTGCATGGTTAATACTGGATGGGTTGCGGGGTGTTCTCATGAATAGGAACTTTCAATGCTGTCTTTCAAACATTTCGTAAATATAATTCAGCAAACGTCTTTTAGTTTTGGATTAGtcttttgggttttgggtGGCAAAAAAAGGAAGGTAAGGGACTTTCAGCAGGGACTTTCTTGAAAAAGGGGAGGTTGGCTCTTTGTCTAGTAGAATTGGGAGGAGTTTTTGGCTACTATTTCTTTgatcatttgttttgttgaTACAGTagttgcagttgttgctggCGCTGTTGACGTTGTTGCTCATGCAAGTTGgtctttttgcttttgttgctcCAGAATTACACGTTTTTGTTCCAGGAAAGATAGATCGATGAAAATTCTAACATTAATCGTGCAGCTAAgttctaaatatatatgggTCTAAGAGCTAGAGTGGTATAGTCTGGATTGGGTTAAGCTATTGACTATGGATATAGCACCTGACCTACCAAAGAAACCCCTTCCCGATGTTCCTGCGCCACTTTTGCCATACCTTTCAGATTGTATTAGCCCAAACCAGAAAGCCTCAAGACAAACAAAGTTCGTTGGGGTTTTCGGTGAAAATAGTTTCCCGAAGTACACATATTTACACAGTATGGTTTTCCATATCACAGACTCGAGTCATGGGAGCTTTTCTTTGCAACAGGAAGAAGTAGAGGAAAGTTTAGGAAACATATATATAGACAGCAGAGCACATGCAATCGGGACTTGGACTTGTGTCgtgttgtttctgttgttcTGACATAGATATTGCATCTGGGTTTAAGAGACTATATATAATAAAGTTGTTGTGGTTGCGGGAGACAACAATAATCGAGGGTTAATCTGTACAGACAGGCGGGGAAAACATGGGAATCATATTCAATTTGTCTCAAGGCAAGTTCAGGTTCAATCTCAAGTTCTTGCTCGTGTGCTTTCCATATCAAAGTGAGAAGGATTCAATCAACGAACGAAATCAGGCTGTGCTCAAGATATGAATTTACTTTTACCCGTCAAGCTTCGTTGGCAAAGGACGATGCAGAGGACTGTCCCTCAAGCGATTGCTTTCGCTTGTGGCGAAGCTACAACAATACacatagaatatatatatttatatatagagagagtgatatatatatatatagcagaGATCCGGCAGTAGGCAGTAGTACATACAACATCTATGGACTGGTTTATTTATTCGCTTGTTTGATTGTGTGTTCGAATGTGTTTCTCGTTTTGTGTGTGCTTCGGTTTAGTAAATTTCGTTTCGACTtcgattttgtggctttttggGTTAGTGGATTATGGCCGCAGCTTAACCAGGAACCAATTTCGGGTTATGTGGACCTTAGGCTACTGCTACTCGTAACCGTGTTCGTGACTCGCTTATTAGTTTCAAGCTACTAGGCGCTTTTCGAGtagctctctctctctggcaaaaagaaaagctACATCAAAAATTTCGAATAGTTCTACgcagatttattaaaatatagcAAAATCAAAGAAAAGAAGCGTAAATAATAGGCTTAAATGTTCAATTTGACAagcgtttttcaaaattcagatATTAGTCGTTTTTCATTGTATCGAGCTAAGCATAAGAGTTTCCAGATGGTACATTTCTGGGTGGCAACTTACGGAACTGTTGATCTGATGGTGTCCtcgatgttgttgttggagTACAGGCCGATGGGCGAGTTGAACTGCTTGTGGAAGACCTGCGATCGGAAGACAACCAATTGGTTAAATATCATGTACAAAATAGTTGGTTTAATACAAGTAATACAAGTAAATTTACTTATCTTAACTTTCATACTTTTAATGGtccatttaaataaacaaaaatggaaattttaaGATCCTTtccaaaactatttaaaaaagtatacaTTTTTCCAACTAATTTTAGCTATAACGATTATTGAAGATgactttttataattaattcaaagtaaaatataaCTCAATTGTATCaccaattaatatattaattaatatagtattataatgttttaaatcgGATTTTAAAGTTGTTAGGAAAAAAAGTGGATCAAGACTGGCAAAATaagattaatattttgtaaattccATACATGTATACCTTTAAATCTTCGTAATATTGTATAATAAaacgattaaatatttataattaattaaacaaacaaatattctaTGAATGGGATATGATTAAACATTACACAATTACAAGAGCAAAATATTGCTACTGAAAACACCCATATAAAATGTAGAATTTCCCgtattttcgctttttctcacagattatattttagtttgcAAAGCTTAAAGGAGTACCCCGTGTACTTACGCGGCCAGTGTCGGCCTCCGAACCGACCACCTTGTGCAGCATGGTGTCGGCCACGCGCTGCTTCATGATACTGTCATGGTAGTCGTGTCCTGGGTGGGCGCGCACAGCCGGGTTGGGATAGTGCCTCAAGTAGGACTCTGTCGTGGGCGCATCCTTCTTCACTTTGGCGCCGGGCAGGACCAGCGGAGTTGTCCGGTAGGGCTGGAAAACGGATCGGAAGCACACCACACGTGATCAGTCAAGATTAACGACTTTGTTTATGCCGAAATGGGTTGGCCACACACACATTTGGCAGCCGTTGTGGCAAatgataatataaataaatcagcgAACGATTACCAGAGTTTTGTTTCGATTCTAGAAATCCTCTGATCTTCGCCCACTGTGCTAGGTGTTCGCTGGTTGAGCGTGTGTGCGtgcataatttttatatagcAAAATTCCATTTTATGTTCGCCCgtttatatactttaaaaatatcccACAGCCAGAGCAAATATTTTAGGCGCTTACGTAAGCGTGTTCAACGTCCAgcgttttaaaatttgtatctgCTGCgaaacgtttttatttttaccagGCAGTCTTCGAGCGAGTGTGTAAGTAATTTAATATAGGAGGCGGTTGGCTCTGGTTTAAATGTTGTAACTAAGCGCGCCTTATCGATAAACGATAGGCAGTAAGCAGCTCTGGGCCAGGGCTGCCACCCTGCTGAACAAGGCTCAAACAGCTGTTGCTCGGGGTGAATGGCAAACGGGTTTTGCGCGCTTTTTTAACTGTGACtgaaaattgtaataattgACTAATATTAAGTAGTAACTAACTGCTGATTTGCAAAACAAACGCTTAAATGGCTGCCGTACGACGCTCCACGCGATTGAGTAGCATCAGCAAGGCGGCCGCCGCCTCTCCGCTGCCGCAGTCGACGCAGACGCCGCGTCGCTCGGAAGTTTGGAAACGCAGGCAGCCGAAAAAAGTACTTGCCGACAGCGACGACGAGGAGGTGACCTATGACCTGACCCGCCCCGTTTCAGAGAACAACGAGAACCGCAATCTGCTCAACAAAATGGACAAGACGTCGCGCCGCAGGACCTCGCAGGTGCTGGTGCAGGCCGCCCCACTGGAGCACCCAAAGTCGCCACGCAGCAGCAAGAAATCAGCCCAAACAGCCCAATCAGCTGGTATTTACGGGCCAAACGGGCGGAGCAGAACCGAGAGGCCATCACGATCTTCTTGGACGACagcgaggaggagcaggaggcggACCTGCTCCATGGCTCACCACCCAAGCAGCGCAAGTTGCAGCCACTGCCGCAGCATCTAATCAGTCCTTCGAGGCTGCTGGACAGGCTCAGCATTGACGAACGCCAGGAGGAGGCGGAAAACCAGACTGGCAGGGAGCTGGAGAAGCCTCTGGCCAAGCAAGATAAGCTCCAGCAAGACGTTCCTCTTGCCCAGCAGCAGGCTACGACTCTAGTCAAGCAGCAGgagaaacatttaaacaaagaagAACCAAAGGAACTGGAGAAACCTCCAATCAAGCAACAGCAAGAGAAACCTCCAATCAAACAGCAGCAAGAGAAGCCCCCAACCAAAGAGGAACCGCACCAGGATAACCTACCCTCGCCTTCCCGCAACAAATACCAGAACGCCAGACGAGTGCTCAATAGCGCCGAGACCCAAAACCTGCCAGGACGTGAGGCCCAATTACAAGAGCTGCGTGAATTCTTCAGCAGCCATCTGGAAAGTCAGACCTCGGGCAGCCTCTATGTCTCCGGACAGCCGGGCACAGGGAAGACCGCATGCCTATCGCTACTACTACGAGATGCGGATTTCTCCAAGCGCCTGCAACGCGTGTACATCAACTGCACCAGCATAGCCAGCGTGGGAGCCGTCTACAAGAAGCTGTGTGCTGAACTCCAGCTGAAAGTCAATGGTCGCACTGAAAGAGATCACTTGGAGGCCATACAGCGGCATCTGAGGACGGCCAAGCGAATGCTTCTGCTAGTGCTCGACGAGATCGACCAGCTGTGCACCAGCAGGCAGGAAGTGTTGTACACTATTTTCGAGTGGCCCGCTCTACCCAGCTCAAGAATTCTGCTAGTTGGCATTGCCAATAGCTTGGATCTCACAGATCGGGCGCTGATGCGCCTGAATGCCAGGTGCGAACTGAAGCCCCGACTGATGCACTTTCCACCCTACTCCAAGCAGCAGATCGTGGAGATCTTCAAGTCGCGTCTGGCCGAGGCGGAGGTGTTGGACGTTTTTCCGCCCGTCACCCTGCAGCTGCTGGCCGCCAAAGTGAGTGCGATCAGCGGGGATGTGCGCAGGGCTTTGGACATCGGACGACGGGTGGTCGAGATTGCCGAGCAGCAGAAGCGCGATGGCGAAAAGGAGTTCAACATGAAAGCCCTTCAACTGGAGGGCAAGGACGCAGTGGAGGCCAAAGAAAAGCAAGGTAACTACATTGTCCTTGAGTTTTGTCTAAATTGTatatctaaaaattttaaaaaccaagtATTTTAAGCTACTTTGCTTAGCtaattttgcttaaaagtAAAGAATCAATAATAATCAAACAAACTCAAAGAccaaataacaattatttacctgacaaaaatacaaaatatcaaaaataattacattttaggCAAAAAGGGAAGTAAAAATCATGtagtatttaaaacaaatggaTAAAACAAGCAGAATAAGCTAGTATAATATTTTGAAGGGTTATCAATAAGAAGGAAATAGTTGATTTGTATCCAAGACTGTCGTTCTTTGTATAAGAAAgtataatacatattttttttcttttatttcagACACTTTGAAGCCCGTACAGGTCACCCAAGTGGCTGC contains the following coding sequences:
- the LOC128258904 gene encoding uncharacterized protein LOC128258904 isoform X13 encodes the protein MEYVQFKNGSPVYYKEQPDLNECIQYQPYRTTPLVLPGAKVKKDAPTTESYLRHYPNPAVRAHPGHDYHDSIMKQRVADTMLHKVVGSEADTGRVFHKQFNSPIGLYSNNNIEDTIRSTVPYKKTVQYDPRNSDTYRAIQEEGGYSNYGNAAPQEVTIPVQTRVYQPNRLVPGKKPVSAPVSRPPYNVVNTHDENIRQSGSFNRLMYSVIGATEY
- the LOC128258904 gene encoding uncharacterized protein LOC128258904 isoform X14, encoding MEYVQFKNGSPVYYKEQPDLNECIQYQPYRTTPLVLPGAKVKKDAPTTESYLRHYPNPAVRAHPGHDYHDSIMKQRVADTMLHKVVGSEADTGRVFHKQFNSPIGLYSNNNIEDTIRSTVPIFIDLSFLEQKRVILEQQKQKDQLA
- the LOC128258904 gene encoding uncharacterized protein LOC128258904 isoform X11 translates to MEYVQFKNGSPVYYKEQPDLNECIQYQPYRTTPLVLPGAKVKKDAPTTESYLRHYPNPAVRAHPGHDYHDSIMKQRVADTMLHKVVGSEADTGRVFHKQFNSPIGLYSNNNIEDTIRSTVPFATSESNRLRDSPLHRPLPTKLDGYKKTVQYDPRNSDTYRAIQEEGGYSNYGNAAPQEVTIPVQTRVYQPNRLVPGKKPVSAPVSRPPYNVVNTHDENIRQSGSFNRLMYSVIGATEY
- the LOC128258904 gene encoding uncharacterized protein LOC128258904 isoform X15, yielding MEYVQFKNGSPVYYKEQPDLNECIQYQPYRTTPLVLPGAKVKKDAPTTESYLRHYPNPAVRAHPGHDYHDSIMKQRVADTMLHKVVGSEADTGRVFHKQFNSPIGLYSNNNIEDTIRSTVPNQYQRQYPGRRTM
- the LOC128258659 gene encoding probable basic-leucine zipper transcription factor Q, encoding MQILLVVATLALCGLVSGQQGVDPAYLRQYYQQLQHQQQQQAQPHEGTPIYEQNSEQTQQYVNSGQQIRIKDTVAEQIRAQQQQQGYVAPAVRDYQQYQAQPQQSAYRPAPQAAPQPPRRVQQQSYPAPSTSILGKGQQKLSLQQQQEEEEYDDQNSSYQFGFDVKDDEFTNYQNRKEIRDGSVIKGSYSVVDSDGFIRTVKYTADPKEGFKAEVIREPTDIVVKIPTPPPPTQLLRAGGHKAQQEYSSGPSKQQYQHQQHQQHQQQPQYHQYQ
- the LOC128258904 gene encoding LIM domain-binding protein 3 isoform X2; translated protein: MSPKLHEFAVVLLRDGQATPWGIRLVGGNDLDTPLIITRVQVGSPSHGELLRGDIIAKIGEYDARDLSHADAQQLFRGAGNEIRLVVHRDNKIAYTQGATQEAGSGPRSNSTLPPASPEMLPHRGPSPFLPGPSHFERALHMPVDTLPQTVFPQLNSSGGYEVPSTVFSPKPTRDHQQDVDEEQAAIVNQPYRTTPLVLPGAKVKKDAPTTESYLRHYPNPAVRAHPGHDYHDSIMKQRVADTMLHKVVGSEADTGRVFHKQFNSPIGLYSNNNIEDTIRSTVPYKKTVQYDPRNSDTYRAIQEEGGYSNYGNAAPQEVTIPVQTRVYQPNRLVPGKKPVSAPVSRPPYNVVNTHDENIRQSGSFNRLMYSVIGATEY
- the LOC128258904 gene encoding uncharacterized protein LOC128258904 isoform X1, whose product is MSPKLHEFAVVLLRDGQATPWGIRLVGGNDLDTPLIITRVQVGSPSHGELLRGDIIAKIGEYDARDLSHADAQQLFRGAGNEIRLVVHRDNKIAYTQGATQEAGSGPRSNSTLPPASPEMLPHRGPSPFLPGPSHFERALHMPVDTLPQTVFPQLNSSGGYEVPSTVFSPKPTRDHQQDVDEEQAAIVNQPYRTTPLVLPGAKVKKDAPTTESYLRHYPNPAVRAHPGHDYHDSIMKQRVADTMLHKVVGSEADTGRVFHKQFNSPIGLYSNNNIEDTIRSTVPFATSESNRLRDSPLHRPLPTKLDGYKKTVQYDPRNSDTYRAIQEEGGYSNYGNAAPQEVTIPVQTRVYQPNRLVPGKKPVSAPVSRPPYNVVNTHDENIRQSGSFNRLMYSVIGATEY